CAGGTCTCAGCTTTCAAccaccatgtatttttttttttaaagattcatttattattatatggaagtacactgtagctgtcttcagacacaccagaagagggcgtcagatctcattctggatggttgtgacccaccatgtacttgctgggatttgaactcagaaccttcggaagagcagtcagtgctcttaaccgctgagccatctctgtttGAGccccatgtattttttttttaattgtctttttttttggtttttcaagagagagtttctcagtgtagccatAGTTGTTCTGAACTAGCTCTATACACTAGGCTAGCCcttaattcacagagatcctcctgcctttgttcccggagtactgtgattaaaggcgtggatcacaaccacccaggtcaaattttcctattttttgaatttaaatatttattttatgtgtatgaatgtttattttcatatgtctgtgcaccacatgcatatgtGGCACctatagaggccaaaagagggcagaATTCTAAAGAATCAGAGTTACACACAGTCCTGAGCTGCCTaatgggtgatgggaattgaacctcttGAAGAGCAGGCAATAAAGCACAGCCAGTGCTccaactattgagccatcttagAAATTTTCAAGATGGGTTTTCtctatgtgtagctctggctgtcctggaacttgctttgtagatcaggatggccttgaagttacagagatctacctgcctcctccgcttccctagtgctgagattaaaggcgtggttCACCACCGCCTAGTGAAATTTCCCTACTTTAAAGCTGATGGTAACTGATTCCTTGCCTTAGCCAACAGAATTCTGAGGATCATAGACTGCATGCGTACACTaggcttcttccttcttctacttTTCATGTTTGACTTTTGCCTTTCCTTAAGAGCgactgatatttttgtttgtttgtttgtttgttttttacgagacagggtttctctgtatagtctcggctgtcctggaactcacacggtagaccaggctggcctcgaacttagaaatccgcctgcctctgcctcccaactgctggtattaaaggcgtgcgccaccaccgcccggcgtaaaGCTGCTTCTGTAGTTAGATTGCGTCAGTTCTTTTGGTGCACTATTGAATTTCCTTTGTTAATAGGTCTATCAAAGATCAAATCTATAACATTTCCAGAAGCTGCATAATCTGTAGTGTGCCATTTACTAGGGCAAGACTGCCTTTTAGATTCAGCCCTCTGAGCTCCAAGCCGGCACTTCACTGAGCACTCACGCGCTCAATAAATGCTTGCGCAAAGTATGAATGAACTAAAGAACCGCTAGAGCCTCAGAGGGGGTCGGTTTGGGAGTTCCAAAGTTCGGGAGGGGACACGGGGGCGGGCAGTGGGCGTCACGTGACGGGGCGGAGCAAATCCCATGTGCTTCCCCAGCGCCAGCGCAGCTCCGCCCTCTGCGCCGGTCACGTGGGCCGCTGGCTGCGCCTGCGGAGAAGCGGTGGCCGCCGAGCGGGATCTGTGCGGGGAGCCGGAAATGGTTGTGGACTACGTCTGTGCGGCTGCGTGGGGCTCGGCCGCGCGGACTGAAGGAGACTGAAGGTAAAGCCGCCATGTCCGGGCCCGACCCggccccccacccctccccccgcATCCGCCGCCATCCGGGCCGGGGCCCGCCACCCTGCGCCGACGCCCGGGAGCCCGGGCCCCGAGCCCGCGCCCAGGCCCTACTCCCCAGGCCGATCCCCGGCCCACGTGTGCCGGGCCGGgcccgggtgggggtggggtgcagggccCGGGCGGGGAGGGCGCTGGGGTGGCGGCGAGACAGCCACCTCCGCCCGGCCTGGGCCGCGGCCCGGCGCAGGCTGTGCGGCGCAGACccgccaccccctccccctgcggGGCCCGGGCGGCCGCCGGGAAGTGACACGTTGTTCTTTGGCACTGGCCGCGTTGCGCAGAGctgggaggcggcggcggcgggcagGGAGGAGCCCCCAGCCCCGCCCGGCGGCCGACCCTCGCCTGCCCCGAGCCGGCTTCGCGGCGGTCGCCGCCCGCCCTGCTGGTGCGGCCGGACTCGCGCCCTTCCTGGCTTGTGTTCCCGGGCGGCCTCAGGCCTCTCCGGCCCCGCGCGAGTACACCGCGGCAGGCTCCGAACCCGGTGTCCccgggtggggggtggggatatcACGGCCGGAGCAGCCGGCTTCATTTGTGATCCGGGAGCCTGGTGCCAGCGAGACCTGGAATTTCCGGTCTGGTTGGTCTTGGGCCCCGTGGAGCCAGGTTGATACCCCTCACCTCCCAACCCCAGGCCTTCGGATGCCCAGAACCTGTAGGCCGCACTGTGGACTTGTTCTTAACCGAGGGGGTGAGTGAGGGGGCTGTTTGAGCAGGCAAGGGTGGGGTTAGGGTGATGCGGTGTGTTGGTGGGGTCCACAGGCtgtatgttttctgtttctgcatTTACTAGGCAACTCCCTTAATCCACGTTGGCCCTAGTTCTTGATACAACCTTTCCCCCTGCCCATTTGCCATAAGCTTGGGTCTTTTCCTCGTTCTGAGCTCTGCTCTTTCCAACAGGTGCTGGGGGGACCCTGATGTGGCAccaaatgaaatgaacaaagcTCCTCAGCCCACAGGCCCCCCACCCGCCAGGTCCCCTGGACTCCCACAGGTAATTAAGGCTAGATGAACAGGACTCGGGTGGGTTGGAGGTCATGCAGCTCGCAGTTTTCCCACCCCCATCTGTGTCAGGGCAAAGTGCAGCTGCCTGCTGCCAAATTGAGATAGGGCCCCTGGCTGTCCCTGGGGCTGTCACAGGGAGGGAACATGTGGAGTGCTGAAGCTGTAGCTGCAGGTCTGCTCCCCTTACTTCACCAGCTTGGGTTTAGGCCCCACCCAGGCTTCCCCTCCTGCTGAACTCTGGTCTCTCCCCTTCAGCCAGCGTTTCCCCCGGGGCAGACTGCACCGGTGGTGTTTAGCACGCCTCAAGCGACACAAATGAACACGCCTTCTCAGCCCCGCCAGGTGAGGGGCTGTGGCTAGAGTAGGGCGTTGGGTGGGCGCTGGGAAATGAGCTGCTGGTTTGGGGCTAGTATGGAAACTATGGATGCTATATACTTGCTACCCAATTTCCTGACAGTTGCTGAGTTGTTTCGTGCTGTTAGTTACTTAGGGTGGCTGACCCTTTGTGAGGTTTGTAGACTGAGAGTGGGGTCTTTGTGCCTTTGAGAATTGGAGTCTGTGCTGTGGGCCCTGCTGCCAGTTCTTCCCTACTACACTAGGAGGTTGCCATTACCctgttcctcttctccctttctctttgaaCTGTAATGAGATAAACATTCCAACTGTGCTTTTGTGTTCTCAAAGTTCTTCCCAAGTGGAAGGATTCTTTTCCTACCCACTTCACTCCCCCTAACCCCACTCCATCACCTTGGGGATAATTGTCGTCTTTCCTGTCCCCATGTGCTCTCAGGGAGGATTCAGGTCTCTGCAGGTAATACCCCTTTCCTAATCCTGAGCCACCTCTTTGATGTCACCCCATACCCACTCTAGTCCATAGCAGATTGGGATGTTCAGGGTGGGTGCCTTGTTTGCTGTTTAGGAGTTTGAGTCCAAATATTGCATGTTAGAGGTCAACTGTTGACAAGCAAGTATCCCAGAACTGGGAGACTGTTGCATGTAGCAGTTTGCCTCAGTACTTGAGATGGGATAGTGCATGCTGGGGAGTACGTTGCCCAGAAGGGCATGATGTACCTTGATGTTAGGAGGCTTCTGTGGAGAGGTAGTCTGGAGGTGACTGAGTGTGCATGGCAGTGACAGTACAGGACACAGTTTTCATCTGAGTTTGAAGGCAAGTGTTAGTACAGGAGGCCACTTAGCCATGTGTTAGTACAGGAGGCCACTTAGCCATCAGTTGGTCACATGGGGCTTGGGAAGAATTGGTTTCCATGATCTGAAGCCTGCTGTACTCTTAAGACTGTATGGACATTGTAGAATGCTGGTTTTGCTGTTCATTCTTCCCATTTTGACCCCACCTGTCTTCTTAATAGCACTTCTACCCTAGCCGGGCCCAGCCCCCTAGCAGTGCAGCCTCCCGAGTGCAGAGTGCAGCCCCTGCCCGTCCTGGCCCAGCTCCCCATGTCTACCCTGCTGGATCCCAAGTAATGATGATCCCTTCCCAGATCTCCTATTCAGCCTCCCAAGGAGCCTACTATATCCCTGGACAGGTGAGGCTGGGGCTGGAAGCCAGATTACCTAGTGCCTCATCCTCCACCTTTCCTACCTGGCCTTCTAGACCCATCCTCTTAGAGGGGTGGGACTTCTGGTCATGGTCTTGGTTTGGCTTACCCTACTTCATAATCTGATGTGTGGTGTTTATAGcttttctcatctcttttcttttccctcttttcttccccaacCCCCTTCAGGGGCGTTCCACATATGTTGTCCCAACACAGCAGTACCCTGTGCAGCCAGGAGCCCCAGGCTTCTATCCAGGTGCAAGCCCTACCGAGTTTGGGACCTATGGTAAGCAGGGCAAGGAGTAGGTGGGGAGAGTGTGTCCTAGGGAACATTCAAGTattcaacatttttaaatgctaagCTATTCCTCTGCatgcttttggtttttaaaatgataGGATTAATAGATGATAGGAATTAGTGCCTAATATTTAACTTATGTTGGTAAAGCAAGTTTTGATCCTTTCCTAAGAGAGTTGGAATCTTCCCCACTTCAAGAAGCACATGGTTAAAGctgcacaagcctttaatcccatccagcactaaggaggctgaggcaggcggatctctaagtttgtttgttttttcttttcattttttttctttttttgaaacagggtttctctgtatagccctgactgttctgaaactcactccgtagaccatgctggccttgaactcagaaatccgcctgcctctgcctcccaagtgctgggattaaaggtgtgtgccaatcTCTGCCCAGCGGATCTcttaagtttgaagccaaccaggtctatatagtgagttccaggacagctagaggtgtacatagtgacaccctgtctcaaaaagagaaatagaatcaGGGCCTTCAGTTTGGTTCTGTGGATGTACCTGTCCCCAAGCAGGATGACATGAGTTTGACCACTGGGACCCGGGTGGTAGGAagacagaactgactcccactAGTTATTTTCTTACTTCCACTCAacccatgcacacataaatgaataaataaactgatcatttaaaaaagaaaaggctggagGTACAGGTCAGTGAGTTGCTCTTGCAAAGAGGCCAAGTTCCGTATCAACACCCATGTTAGGCAATTCACAACTGTCTAACTTTCAACTCCTGGTGGATCCAACCCTTCTGGACTCTCTAGATatctgcacacagacacataataaaaagtaaactGAAAGGCATACAGACTCTGACTTGAAACTAAGTTagtgaacctttttttttttttttttgagacagggtttctctgtgtagccctggctgtcctggaactcactctgtagaccaggctggccttgaactcaaatccgcctgcctctgcctcccaagtgatgggattaaaggtgtacgccaccactgcctggctcaagttAGTGAACTTTATGTGGGGTTTCTTTTCATAGTTGGGAGACAGTAACGTGGATTTGAGTGGTTTTTGTAGCTAGTTTTCATTTATGTTCAAAGAAAGACTCTAAACTTTATGGGTTTTATTTGAGACCGTCTTTATGTAGTTCTAACttggcctgaaacttgccatGTAAACCAGGCTAAGTCTAAAACTTGCAGTGATCCCCCTACCTCTGATTTCTGAAATTACAAATGTATATTACCATGCTAAGCTTACAGCAGTATCTAAAAATTTCCCATCAGGAAGATCTCGTGTATATACTTCTAATACATgcatagtttgtgtgtgtgtgtgtatatatgtatgtgtgtgtgagtgattaaACATGTAACTACCATTGATACTTTCAAAAGGAACAAGTGGGAATTAGGGTTGAGCTACAAATTTACCCCACTTGGAAACAATTGCTCTTTTATTTCTCTAGGGCTTGATGTTACTTTTTGTTATGGTTGCCCCTTGCAAAGGGCTGAGTTAGGAATTTGAGTCGGCTTTAGTGGAACAATTTGGAAAACCCTGTTCATCCCCTGCCAAAGAGCTGATTGTGTCTCAGGTTGAGGGTGTGCGTGTGGTGTTGGGTTGggatatatataaaatctatgtatgtatgagtgcctTGTAGGGTAGAACAGGTCGCCGGTGTAGAGGAAGGAGTTCCTTCCTATAAGGTGTGTGTCTGAGGAATTCTTGTAAACGCAGTTCAAACTGGTTCCTCTGCTTTGACAGACACCTAATTCCCCAGGGAGGcgggcagggcagggcaagggGCCGGCTATATATGATGAGAGGTTTTGCAGTGGGAGGTGTTCAAGCACATATTAGTATATGTTTGTATCTTGAAGCTGTCACGAATCTTCTTTTCTGTCCTTCCCCCAAGCTGGAGCCTATTACCCAGCCCAAGGTGTGCAGCAGTTTCCTGCTAGTGTGGCTCCTGCCCCAGTTTTGATGAACCAACCACCCCAGATTGCTCCTAAGAGGGAACGGAAAACTGTAAGTAGCAGCTAGGGGCTCTGGGACTCCTGGAAAGGGACACTCATGGTCTGGTCTCAGCTGGGTGGTTGTGCCTGTGGGAGCAAAACTTCATAGACCTGAGTGTAAGCAGAGAGTAAGGTCTATGGAGGAAGAAGGTCCCTTGTAAGGCTATTTATTGTAGTGTAGAAGCAACTCACAAGAAGACTAATGGGCAACAGGGAAATTCCCAAGAGACTTGGGCTCTAGTAGGTTCACAAGATATATGATTGTTTTGGGGGTGCTGGTGGTTAGCTTTGGAAatggtttgttttctgtgctcCTAACTCCTTGGTCCTGGAAGCTCTGGAGGCCTACGCCTCTGCTTAGTCCTCAAGCCCTGGGCATGGTGCCCAGAATAGGGTGCCAGGGCTGGGGAAGCCGCTGAGTCACCCTGGCTCCACCCACTGCATCTGGGCCCTACCCCTAGAGATCAGGCCGACTAGCCACAAGTGAGCAAGCTGGATGCTTGATGGGGGTCTTTAGCCCTAGGGTGTCTGGCTGTTGACTTAGGGATTGCTGGTgggtagaggggagggagggaggggcattGTGATGTACAGGGCTGCTCTGTGAGGTCAAGAGTCTTAGGGGTGGGGGCTAGGGCAGCGACTACAAGAGCAGCCGGATGGGTTGACAGTAGAACTCATGGGGTTTCTGGCACCCACCCACCTGCTTCCCAGTAGGGGTGGGAGGTTGGCCCAGAGTGTTAGGAGGGGGACAGGGTGGAGAGGTGGGCTCCTTCTGCTTCCCACTCATCCTATAGCTTTTTTTCCCCAGATCCGAATTCGAGACCCAAACCAAGGAGGGAAGGATATCACAGAAGAGATCATGTCTGGGGCCCGCACTGCCTCCACACCCACTCCTCCCCAGGTACTGTCATATCTCTGAGTGATACCTTGGTTTGGACAGCTATTCTGCCCTAGATTACCAAGTCACTTGATCTTTTCCTTCACCTTAGGGGTTTATCTCCCTGCTTTCCTGGATTTCTAGGCAGAGCTAAAGTAGAAATGACTCTAGTAAAGAAGGGTGTGGAACTCTTCAGTGCAAACTTATAACGCTTTGTGTCCTGCAGACGGGAGGCAGTCTGGAGCCTCAACCCAATGGGGAGTCGCCTCAGGTTGCTGTCATTATCCGGCCAGGTAAGGAAGACAGTAGCACAGCTTTTATGGGGGATGTGGAGAATATGAGGATTTACACTTGAAGGAGTGATTCAAACTGAGTACCAGAGAAGAATGACTTAGGTTTCATGTAGTGGGTTTGAAGTTGCACTGTTTTGGATGAGAGATGAGAACAGCTAGGGTGGGAGAAAGTTGGGACGTGTTTTGTTAAATTGAAAGTAAGCTTAActaagaggaagaacaggaacagTGAAGGACTTGCTGTCATGCATTCATTCTTTCTGCAGATGACCGGTCACAGGGAGCAGCCATTGGGGGACGGCCAGGATTGCCTGGCCCAGAGCATAGCCCTGGCACAGAATCTCAGCCTTCGTCGCCTTCTCCAACCCCATCACCACCCCCAGTTTTGGAGCCGGGGTCTGAGTCTAGTCTTGGAGTCCTCTCTATTTCTGGGGACACTATGACAACGGGGATGATACCAATGTCTGTAGAAGAATCGACCCCCATCTCTTGTGAAACTGGGGAGCCATATTGCCTCTCTCCAGAAACCACTCTTGCCGAACCCATACTGGAAGTAGAAGTGACACTCAGCAAACCCATTCCAGAATCTGAGTTCTCTTCCAGTCCTCTCCAGGTTTCCACGTCCCTGGTGCCTCACAGGGCTGAAACTCATGAGCCCAATGGCGTGATCCCATCTGAGGATCTGGAACCAGAGGTGGAGCCAAGCACAGAGCCagctcctccccctctttcaGTTTGTGCTTCTGAATCGCTTGTGCCCATTGCTCCAACTGCCCAACCTGAGGAACTGCTCAATGGAGCCCCCTCGCCACCAGCTGTGGATTTAAGCCCAGTCAGTGAGCCAGAGGAACAGGCCAAGGAGGTTTCATCAGTGGCACTGGCCAgcattctctctcccactccaCCTGTGGCTCCTTCAGATACTTCTCCTGCTcaggaggaagaaatagaagacgatgacgaagaagaagaagaaggtggagaagctgagagtgagaagggaggagaggacctccCCCTTGACAGTACTCCTGTCCCAGCCCAATTGTCTCAGAATTCAGAGGTGGCAGCAGCTACCCAGGGTAAGGAGGTGTGGCTAGATGATTGATGTTGCTTATTCTGGAGATGCTCTCTTCGTTGACCTCCCATTTGTCACCTCTTacgttttgctttgttttgagactggatcttgaTGTAGTCTAgctgccttccttttcctcccaagtgctaggactaaggGCTTGCACCATCATTTTATGAACAGCCCCACAAAATGGGCTCCAATTGTGGCCTAGTGTTAGACCCTAAGTAGAGTTGAAGACTCTATAGATAAGGGTCGTATGTAGCCTGAGCTGGACTTGAACTACTAGTCcttgtctctatctcccaagttcAGGGATTATAGGAATCTTCCACGATGCCTGGTTTAGAGAGAACCTTATTATTTAAATTGGGAGTGAAAGGTAGAGGAATATTATGGCtggttttcatcttttttattttctttctttttctgttaggGATACTTATTAAATTGTTCACACCTTGTCCTCTTTCTCCTTTAGTGGCAGTGTCTGTGCCAAAGAGGAGACGGAAAATTAAAGAGCTAAATAAGAAGGAGGCTGTAGGTGACCTTCTAGATGCCTTCAAGGAGGTAAGGAAGCAAGAATTAGTTGAGGGGAGATGGCATGGTTTGGAGGCAGTGTTGATGCAACTGAGCCTGGGCGTTCATCTATGGTTGAAGGTGGACCCAGCAGTACCAGAGGTGGAGAATCAGCCTCCCACTGGGAGCAACCCAAGCCCAGAGTCTGAGGGCAGCACTGCGCCCCCACAgcctgaggaagcagaggaaaccTGGGACTCTAAGGAAGACAAAATTCACAATGCTGAAAACATCCAGCCTGGGGAGCAGAAGTATGAGTACAAGTCAGGTGTGTTTAAGCAGAAGAGCGGTTGAGCAACTTACCTACTCCCGTGAGGAATGGGTGTCCTATTGTAGGACACAGTAGTGCGACTGATGCATCCTGTCTTGCAGATCAGTGGAAGCCTCTAAACCTTGAAGAGAAGAAGCGTTATGACAGGGAGTTCCTGCTGGGCTTTCAGTTCATCTTTGCCAgtatgcagaagccagaaggatTGCCCCATATCACTGATGTGGTGCTGGACAAGGTTGGTGTGTTCAGGAAGGTTGGTTTGACCTGGAAGTGCCTGAGGTCGCCAAAGAGAAGGCAGCCATCCTAACCTGTTTCTAAGACAGGAATCTTCTTTGCAGGCCAATAAAACACCACTTCGGTCACTGGATCCCTCCAGACTACCTGGCATAAACAGTGGCCCAGATTTCACTCCATCCTTTGCCAACTTTGGCCGACCAGCCGTCAGCAACCGTGGGCCCCCAAGGGGTGGGCCAGGTGGGGAGCTGCCCCGAGGGCCGGTGAGTGGGGCTGGCTGAGGGGTAGATGGTTAACGAATGGGGTGGAATCATACGTGTGTCATCCTTTGGGGAGAAGTGtgtctcagagctgtgtggtaaTGGGGTCACATATTGTATTTGCTGTTCTGTCTTCAGTTGTCTTCATCCCTTGTCtagcaggctggcctgggaccCAGGCGCTCTCAGCAGGGCCCACGAAAGGAGACTCGCAAGATCATTTCCTCAGTGATTATGACTGAAgacataaaactaaacaaagcagAGAAGGCTTGGAAACCCAGTAGCAAAAGGACAGCAGCTGATAAAGATCGAGGTGAAGAGGATGCTGATGGAAGCAAGACCCAGGTACTATCAATAGCAAGTCTTGCTTTTAGTCTCCATTCCTGCTCCTCTAGAGCTGCCTTGTAAGCCACTTTAATATCTCCACTGTCTTTACTCACCATCTTTACTACACTGTCTGGGGTCAGTCCCTACCATTTTGTCCTGTCTCAGCAGCCTGtgtttatcttgggtatttcacTAGATGCTGTGAACTCTATCCTCTCTTCTCCACAGGACCTGTTCCGCAGGGTACGCTCCATCCTGAATAAGCTGACACCCCAGATGTTTCAGCAGCTGATGAAGCAGGTGACACAACTGGCCATTGACACCGAGGAACGCCTCAAAGGAGTTATTGACCTCATCTTTGAGAAAGCCATTTCAGAGCCCAACTTCTCTGTGGCTTATGCCAACATGTGCCGCTGCCTCATGGCGGTTAGTTTCTACCGTTTGCTAAGTCTTTCTTAGAGACTTTTTTAAtgcttttacttatttaatattttatctgcCTATGTCTGTGTAGTTGCATGTTTACCACAGCACAATTGGCAGTCATCAGGATAgcttgtggagtcagttctcttactttgtgtgtgtgtgtgtgtgtgtgtgtgtgtgtgtgtgtgtgtgtgtgtgtggttttttgagacagggtttctctgtgtagccctggctgtcctggaactctgtagaccaggctggccatgaagtcagtaatccgcctgcctctgcctcccaagtgctgggattaaaggcatacgccaccactgcccagctcacttcTCTTACCTATATGTAGattctggagattaaactcaaATTCCCAAGCTTACGTGGCAGGCTTCTTCACCTTCTGGCCATCTTTCTGAACCAGTTTTCTAAATCTTACTATCTAGCTTCCTGCATCTTCCTGGGGATGCTAGAGTACAGCTTTTCTTTGTTCTCCTTTGTCTGTTATGGTAGTTAAACGTGCAGTACAGCTTAGGCTTTCTGGGTTAGGGAGGCTTGAAAGTCTTCTCTGCCTTGGACTGATCTTAATGTGGTCTTTGGCCCACAGCTGAAAGTGCCCACTACAGAAAAGCCAACAGTGACTGTGAATTTTCGAAAACTGTTGTTAAATCGGTGCCAGAAGGAATTTGAGAAAGACAAAGATGATGATGAAGTttttgaaaaaaagcaaaaggagatGGATGAAGCTGCTACGGTAAGAGAATGTTTTGCCAGTCACACCCTGTACTCACCACACCCACCCTCACCACTACCAGTTATAGGTCTGCACACTATGAAGGATCTTGGTGCCTCTCTTTTCCTTAGGACACGAGTGCGTATTGCTGGGCTGGCTGGCTATCCGGATAAAAAGAGAAGGGAATTTTAGGCAACTgactgtttggttttgttcttagctctatttttatgtatgtttggctatcttgtatatatgtgtgcagtgtACATGTCTGGTGCCGGAGGAGACAGAGTacaggattccctggaactggagttaaagatggttctgagctaccacatgggtgctgagaactgagtctaggtcttttgcaagagtagaagtattttttgttgttgttgtttttttgcttttttttttttttttttNNNNNNNNNNNNNNNNNNNNNNNNNNNNNNNNNNNNNNNNNNNNNNNNNNNNNNNNNNNNNNNNNNNNNNNNNNNNNNNNNNNNNNNNNNNNNNNNNNNNNNNNNNNNNNNNNNNNNNNNNNNNNNNNNNNNNNNNNNNNNNNNNNNNNNNNNNNNNNNNNNNNNNNNNNNNNNNNNNNNNNNNNNNNNNNNNNNNNNNNNNNNNNNNNNNNNNNNNNNNNNNNNNNNNNNNNNNNNNNNNNNNNNNNNNNNNNNNNNNNNNNNNNNNNNNcagaaatccacctgcctctgcctcccaagtgctgggattaaaggtgtgcaccaccaccgcccagctgagtagaagtattcttaaccactgacctatctATCTCTCAAATCCCcctgcttatctttttttttttttaaagatttggtttttttttatttatttattttttttattttatgtataatatgaGAACTCTgccttcatgcacaccagaagagggcatcagatccctttacagatggttgggagccaccatatggttgctgggagttgaagtcaggaagagcaagtactcttaacctctgagctatctttccagctaCAGCTCCTTGGTTATCTTTTTTGACATAATCTTTGTCTTATGACTGACAGGCAGAAGAACGGGGACGCCTGAAAGAAGAGCTAGAAGAGGCCCGGGACATAGCTAGGCGGCGCTCTTTAGGGAATATCAAGTTTATTGG
This genomic window from Mastomys coucha isolate ucsf_1 unplaced genomic scaffold, UCSF_Mcou_1 pScaffold12, whole genome shotgun sequence contains:
- the Eif4g1 gene encoding eukaryotic translation initiation factor 4 gamma 1 isoform X4; its protein translation is MNKAPQPTGPPPARSPGLPQPAFPPGQTAPVVFSTPQATQMNTPSQPRQHFYPSRAQPPSSAASRVQSAAPARPGPAPHVYPAGSQVMMIPSQISYSASQGAYYIPGQGRSTYVVPTQQYPVQPGAPGFYPGASPTEFGTYAGAYYPAQGVQQFPASVAPAPVLMNQPPQIAPKRERKTIRIRDPNQGGKDITEEIMSGARTASTPTPPQTGGSLEPQPNGESPQVAVIIRPDDRSQGAAIGGRPGLPGPEHSPGTESQPSSPSPTPSPPPVLEPGSESSLGVLSISGDTMTTGMIPMSVEESTPISCETGEPYCLSPETTLAEPILEVEVTLSKPIPESEFSSSPLQVSTSLVPHRAETHEPNGVIPSEDLEPEVEPSTEPAPPPLSVCASESLVPIAPTAQPEELLNGAPSPPAVDLSPVSEPEEQAKEVSSVALASILSPTPPVAPSDTSPAQEEEIEDDDEEEEEGGEAESEKGGEDLPLDSTPVPAQLSQNSEVAAATQVAVSVPKRRRKIKELNKKEAVGDLLDAFKEVDPAVPEVENQPPTGSNPSPESEGSTAPPQPEEAEETWDSKEDKIHNAENIQPGEQKYEYKSDQWKPLNLEEKKRYDREFLLGFQFIFASMQKPEGLPHITDVVLDKANKTPLRSLDPSRLPGINSGPDFTPSFANFGRPAVSNRGPPRGGPGGELPRGPAGLGPRRSQQGPRKETRKIISSVIMTEDIKLNKAEKAWKPSSKRTAADKDRGEEDADGSKTQDLFRRVRSILNKLTPQMFQQLMKQVTQLAIDTEERLKGVIDLIFEKAISEPNFSVAYANMCRCLMALKVPTTEKPTVTVNFRKLLLNRCQKEFEKDKDDDEVFEKKQKEMDEAATAEERGRLKEELEEARDIARRRSLGNIKFIGELFKLKMLTEAIMHDCVVKLLKNHDEESLECLCRLLTTIGKDLDFAKAKPRMDQYFNQMEKIIKEKKTSSRIRFMLQDVLDLRQSNWVPRRGDQGPKTIDQIHKEAEMEEHREHIKVQQLMAKGSDKRRGGPPGPPINRGLPLVDDGGWNTVPISKGSRPIDTSRLTKITKPGSIDSNNQLFAPGGRLSWGKGSSGGSGAKPSDTASEATRPATLNRFSALQQTLPAENTDNRRVVQRSSLSRERGEKAGDRGDRLERSERGGDRGDRLDRARTPATKRSFSKEVEERSRERPSQPEGLRKAASLTEDRGRDPVKREATLPPVSPPKAALSVDEVEKKSKAIIEEYLHLNDMKEAVQCVQELASPSLLFIFVRLGIESTLERSTIAREHMGRLLHQLLCAGHLSTAQYYQGLYETLELAEDMEIDIPHVWLYLAELITPILQEDGVPMGELFREITKPLRPMGKATSLLLEILGLLCKSMGPKKVGMLWREAGLSWREFLAEGQDVGSFVAEKKVEYTLGEESEAPGQRALVFEELRRQLEKLLKDGGSNQRVFDWIDANLNEQQIASNTLVRALMTTVCYSAIIFETPLRVDVQVLKVRARLLQKYLCDEQKELQALYALQALVVTLEQPANLLRMFFDALYDEDVVKEDAFYSWESSKDPAEQQGKGVALKSVTAFFNWLREAEDEESDHN